A section of the Methanococcus vannielii SB genome encodes:
- a CDS encoding HAD family hydrolase, with protein sequence MKTAVVFDASGTLLGIKRIVKNVKTQKFLCNCQTVDIVDMKKGRSLIILKENPLKVLQSENPDKLISDFLNGVKWGISYCNPPINKNGVLNDVTTKVKELQDPLNVLKRFEIETDYGSAIIVDTIRGNIEYTIATGGYVFSEAYDTIKKLEEMGVSTFIASGDSKLFIEKLGNAIGVENSCLVSEAHHNLKKDFVINLKNEGYKVIMVGDASNDVPAMIESDLSVVTLQNGNVSKIALETAKVKIENISEIIPITKNFLEKKFNKQKVLKNKNVKR encoded by the coding sequence ATGAAAACAGCAGTCGTGTTTGATGCATCTGGAACCCTTTTAGGTATAAAAAGAATCGTAAAAAATGTTAAAACGCAGAAATTTCTATGTAACTGCCAGACCGTTGATATTGTAGACATGAAAAAGGGGAGAAGCCTCATAATTTTAAAGGAAAATCCGCTAAAAGTTTTACAGTCTGAAAATCCAGATAAATTAATTTCCGATTTTTTAAATGGTGTTAAATGGGGAATATCCTACTGTAATCCCCCAATAAATAAGAATGGAGTTCTTAATGATGTGACTACCAAAGTAAAAGAACTTCAAGACCCCTTAAATGTATTAAAAAGATTTGAAATAGAAACGGATTACGGTTCTGCAATTATTGTAGACACTATTCGTGGAAATATCGAATATACTATTGCAACTGGAGGATATGTATTTTCTGAAGCTTACGATACCATAAAAAAACTTGAAGAAATGGGTGTAAGTACATTTATCGCTTCAGGGGACAGTAAATTATTTATTGAAAAGCTTGGAAATGCAATTGGGGTTGAAAACAGTTGCTTGGTTTCTGAAGCTCACCATAATTTGAAAAAAGACTTTGTTATAAACTTGAAAAATGAAGGGTACAAAGTTATAATGGTGGGGGATGCTTCAAACGACGTTCCAGCAATGATTGAGAGTGATTTATCCGTTGTAACTTTACAAAATGGAAATGTATCTAAAATAGCGCTGGAAACCGCAAAAGTAAAGATTGAAAATATTTCAGAAATTATTCCAATTACAAAAAATTTTTTAGAAAAAAAATTTAACAAACAAAAAGTATTAAAAAATAAAAATGTTAAAAGGTAG
- a CDS encoding Era-like GTP-binding protein, producing the protein MEENNFKIVLVGPENSGKSSLVNSIFGKNISEVSEVGGTTKMPVKKFWGKIKIGKQKINPDFANITFVDLGGLYFGEKKSVIMVGSVLEKTYEEIDTSDLIIHVVDASTELFKSFEKLHHLLKFRYRKPIIVVINKCDLIDITKRQELQKYVGERLDNKVFFTSSTTYEGISELVGTITEILKR; encoded by the coding sequence ATGGAAGAAAATAATTTTAAAATAGTACTTGTCGGGCCTGAAAACTCTGGAAAATCATCACTTGTAAACTCAATTTTTGGAAAAAACATTTCAGAAGTTTCGGAAGTAGGCGGGACTACAAAAATGCCTGTTAAAAAGTTTTGGGGAAAAATAAAAATAGGTAAACAAAAGATTAACCCTGATTTTGCAAATATTACATTTGTGGACCTTGGGGGACTTTATTTTGGTGAAAAAAAGTCTGTAATAATGGTTGGAAGCGTGCTTGAAAAAACTTATGAAGAAATTGATACTTCAGACTTAATAATCCATGTAGTGGATGCAAGCACGGAATTATTCAAAAGTTTCGAAAAATTGCACCACTTATTGAAATTTAGATATCGAAAACCTATTATAGTAGTAATTAATAAATGTGATTTAATAGATATTACCAAGCGACAAGAATTGCAGAAATACGTGGGGGAAAGATTAGATAACAAGGTCTTTTTTACCTCCTCGACCACTTATGAAGGCATTAGTGAGCTTGTAGGCACGATTACAGAAATATTAAAAAGGTGA
- a CDS encoding cell division protein SepF, with protein MFKKIKKMISGGDTLKTNNPVPIEEYVDIPVRGYEGSNVIKIKVCDLEDFKDATDIAVLTEAGYLVIANTINLERDLDDDYAKVLASLKEKVGKVGGKIVRLCESKVMAVPSNTIIEKVVRDDASKK; from the coding sequence GTGTTCAAAAAAATAAAAAAAATGATTTCGGGCGGAGATACACTAAAAACAAATAATCCTGTGCCAATTGAGGAATACGTGGACATTCCAGTAAGGGGATATGAAGGATCCAATGTAATTAAAATAAAAGTATGTGACTTAGAAGATTTTAAAGATGCAACTGACATAGCTGTTTTAACTGAAGCAGGCTACTTAGTTATAGCAAACACGATAAACTTAGAAAGAGACTTAGACGATGATTATGCTAAAGTTCTTGCAAGTTTAAAGGAAAAAGTTGGAAAAGTTGGCGGGAAAATAGTAAGACTTTGTGAAAGTAAAGTTATGGCTGTTCCATCAAACACGATAATTGAAAAAGTTGTAAGAGACGATGCATCTAAAAAATAA
- a CDS encoding methanogenesis marker 8 protein → MEALGNATVLVKNGKIIDISDPQISYCPLFAKLRGIEKLTKDSIFENIEFRIKSFGLFTKDRVVLDSTQLIGFGTSEIFMTALNKGFLDAVVIVSDCAGTVITNNPELVQGLCGRISGIIKTTPIPEVIKKIENAGGIVLSKEDAEINQIKGVKLAIKQGFKKIGVSVSNLNDAPKIKELETESINIITFGVHTTKNSVLEYDNYLKYIDLISACASKNLLKSKELKIKAQAGSSVPIFALSSIGKDLILEKMKEIEKSILITINEDLPYFTRKPE, encoded by the coding sequence ATGGAAGCATTAGGTAATGCCACCGTACTTGTAAAAAATGGAAAAATTATAGATATAAGCGACCCTCAAATTTCGTATTGTCCTCTTTTTGCAAAGCTTCGAGGGATTGAAAAACTAACAAAAGACTCAATTTTTGAAAACATTGAATTTAGGATAAAGAGTTTCGGGTTATTTACAAAAGATCGGGTTGTTTTAGATAGTACACAACTTATTGGTTTTGGAACCTCTGAAATTTTTATGACTGCATTAAATAAAGGATTTTTAGATGCAGTAGTTATCGTATCAGACTGTGCTGGAACGGTTATTACTAATAATCCAGAACTTGTTCAGGGACTTTGTGGGAGAATTTCAGGGATTATCAAAACTACACCAATTCCAGAAGTAATTAAAAAAATTGAAAATGCTGGCGGAATCGTACTTTCAAAGGAAGACGCTGAAATTAACCAAATAAAAGGCGTAAAACTTGCAATTAAACAGGGATTTAAAAAAATAGGCGTTTCTGTTTCAAATTTAAATGATGCTCCCAAAATAAAAGAATTAGAAACCGAATCTATAAATATTATAACTTTTGGTGTCCATACAACTAAAAACAGTGTTTTAGAGTATGATAACTATCTAAAATATATTGACTTGATTTCAGCATGTGCTTCAAAAAATCTTTTAAAATCAAAGGAACTTAAAATAAAAGCACAAGCTGGAAGCAGTGTTCCAATATTTGCACTTAGCAGTATTGGAAAAGATTTAATTTTGGAAAAAATGAAGGAAATTGAAAAATCTATTTTAATAACAATTAATGAAGACTTGCCGTACTTTACAAGAAAACCCGAATAA
- a CDS encoding isopentenyl phosphate kinase, translating into MFAILKLGGSILCDKNVPYSINWENLQNIGIEIKEALEYYRKEEINLKLIIVHGGGSFGHPVAKKYLKNGKFVDMGKGYWEIQKAMRKFNNIVIDELQNFEIPVVSIQPSSFITFDKDLNLRFDTNAIEKMLEKDLIPVIHGDIVIDERENNFKIFSGDHALPHLSKKLNPDLSLHASDVDGVWDTKFKVIEKIDSSNINKVLESLKPSNKEDVTGGMHLKVMECYNLGVKTIIFNGSKKRNIYNALLKNVKGTSIN; encoded by the coding sequence ATGTTTGCAATTTTAAAACTTGGCGGAAGTATCCTTTGCGATAAAAATGTTCCATATTCAATTAATTGGGAAAATTTACAGAATATTGGAATCGAAATAAAAGAAGCCCTTGAATATTACAGAAAAGAAGAAATAAACCTAAAATTAATTATTGTTCACGGAGGAGGCTCTTTTGGCCATCCTGTTGCTAAAAAATATTTAAAAAATGGAAAATTTGTAGATATGGGCAAAGGATACTGGGAAATTCAAAAAGCAATGAGAAAATTCAACAATATCGTAATTGATGAACTACAAAATTTTGAAATTCCGGTAGTTTCAATACAGCCCTCCTCATTTATCACTTTTGACAAAGATTTAAACTTACGTTTTGACACAAATGCTATTGAAAAGATGCTTGAAAAAGATTTAATTCCCGTAATTCACGGGGATATTGTAATTGATGAAAGGGAAAATAATTTCAAGATATTTTCTGGAGACCATGCACTCCCCCACCTTTCAAAAAAACTAAATCCTGATCTGAGTCTTCATGCATCCGACGTTGATGGTGTATGGGATACTAAATTTAAGGTAATTGAAAAAATAGATTCATCAAATATTAATAAAGTGCTAGAATCGTTAAAACCTTCAAACAAAGAAGATGTAACCGGAGGAATGCACTTAAAAGTAATGGAATGTTATAATTTAGGCGTTAAAACCATAATTTTTAATGGAAGTAAAAAAAGAAATATATATAATGCCCTTTTAAAAAATGTAAAAGGAACTTCAATAAATTAA
- a CDS encoding multiprotein bridging factor aMBF1, translating into MQCELCGKEVKDIFKTRIEGVDMNVCETCAKFGITPKGYSRMPKAVFNVTSDKKEKTSKKPKKDMFDSLKTIVEDYGTLIREAREKRNMTLEGLARTAGIKESLLHKIERNEIEPEEKYVNILERELKISLYEEGTYNYESKDENADFTLGDFVKIKKR; encoded by the coding sequence ATGCAATGTGAACTCTGCGGGAAAGAGGTTAAGGATATCTTTAAAACAAGGATAGAAGGAGTAGATATGAATGTTTGCGAAACTTGTGCAAAGTTTGGAATTACTCCAAAAGGATATTCTAGAATGCCAAAGGCAGTATTCAATGTCACTTCGGACAAAAAAGAAAAAACTTCAAAGAAGCCTAAAAAAGACATGTTTGATAGCTTAAAAACGATTGTCGAGGACTACGGCACATTAATAAGGGAAGCAAGGGAAAAAAGAAATATGACGCTAGAAGGCCTTGCAAGAACAGCCGGCATTAAAGAATCACTCCTTCACAAAATCGAAAGAAATGAAATTGAACCGGAAGAAAAATACGTTAATATTCTTGAAAGAGAGCTTAAAATATCACTTTACGAAGAAGGAACTTATAATTACGAATCAAAAGATGAAAATGCTGATTTTACACTTGGGGACTTTGTAAAAATCAAAAAAAGGTAA
- a CDS encoding proteasome-activating nucleotidase, translated as MTYPDDYSTDVQKNEMDLKEFKEKAYLAELESKVLRLELKNKDITRENVQIKKENEILKRELDKLRIPPLILGTVLDRVNERKAVVKSSTGPNFLVNLSQFVEPDDIVPGARVCLNQQTLAVVEVLPKEKDYRAMAMELEEKPDILFGDIGGLNNQIRDIKEVVELPLKNPELFEKVGIVPPKGVLLYGPPGTGKTLLAKAVARETNASFVRVVGSELVKKFIGEGAKLVRDVFKLAKEKSPCIIFIDEIDAVASKRTESLTGGDREVQRTLMQLLAEMDGFDSRGDVKIIAATNRPDILDPAILRPGRFDRIIEIAAPDEDGRLEIFKIHTDKMNIKSVDLREIAKMAENMVGADIKAVCTEAGMFAIREGREYVTTKDFKEALLKVTGKKEKSEEGIAHLTTMYG; from the coding sequence ATGACTTACCCAGACGATTATTCTACTGACGTTCAAAAAAATGAAATGGATTTAAAAGAATTTAAAGAAAAAGCATACCTTGCAGAGCTTGAAAGTAAAGTTTTAAGGTTAGAATTAAAAAATAAAGACATTACTAGAGAGAATGTTCAAATTAAAAAAGAAAATGAAATATTAAAGCGAGAACTTGATAAATTAAGAATTCCGCCATTGATACTTGGAACAGTTCTTGATAGAGTTAATGAAAGAAAAGCAGTTGTAAAAAGTTCTACAGGCCCAAATTTCCTTGTAAACCTTTCACAATTTGTTGAGCCAGATGACATAGTTCCGGGTGCACGGGTTTGTTTAAACCAGCAAACTCTCGCAGTTGTTGAAGTACTTCCAAAAGAAAAAGACTATCGTGCAATGGCAATGGAACTCGAAGAAAAGCCAGATATATTATTTGGAGATATCGGTGGATTGAATAATCAAATAAGGGATATTAAAGAAGTAGTTGAGCTTCCACTTAAAAATCCAGAACTTTTTGAAAAAGTAGGAATTGTTCCTCCAAAAGGGGTGCTTCTTTATGGGCCACCCGGAACTGGAAAAACACTGCTTGCAAAAGCTGTTGCTCGTGAAACCAATGCTTCATTTGTAAGGGTAGTTGGTTCAGAACTTGTTAAAAAGTTCATTGGAGAAGGGGCAAAACTTGTAAGGGACGTATTCAAACTTGCAAAAGAAAAGTCACCTTGTATCATCTTTATTGATGAAATCGATGCAGTTGCAAGTAAAAGAACGGAATCTTTAACAGGCGGAGATAGGGAAGTTCAAAGAACCTTGATGCAGCTTCTTGCTGAAATGGATGGCTTTGATTCAAGAGGCGATGTAAAAATAATTGCTGCAACGAATAGGCCTGATATTTTAGACCCTGCAATCCTTAGACCTGGGAGATTTGATAGAATTATAGAAATAGCTGCTCCTGATGAAGATGGAAGACTTGAAATATTCAAAATACACACCGATAAAATGAACATTAAATCCGTTGACTTAAGAGAAATTGCAAAAATGGCTGAAAATATGGTCGGTGCAGACATTAAAGCAGTATGTACTGAAGCAGGTATGTTTGCGATACGGGAAGGAAGGGAATACGTAACAACAAAAGACTTTAAAGAAGCGCTTTTAAAGGTTACAGGTAAAAAAGAAAAATCCGAAGAAGGAATTGCCCACTTAACCACGATGTATGGTTAA
- a CDS encoding NAD(P)-binding protein — protein MRIGIIGAGLGGLLCGAELSKTHDVTIYERLPFIGGRFTNIPYKGFQITTGALHMIPHGNDGYLAQALKNIGSNVKIVNAEPEGYFRLNGKNHIYKDLFKTVTTKEKLNALKLAANLKFGRVDKNISFGEFLEGCPTALLVGNSFTGWALSLNAYETPMSEILEIQKLHSKFGGPGIPIGGCKGVIDSLVEIINKNNGKILLNHEVSKIEIEENKGYIDSKEFDIIISNASPTETEKMSNINFIQKKPVPSKGIKVNVATKSNMVNGASVIFTADSERINGLNQPSNVDKSLAKEGHNLIMLHATQLKSNTKSEIDIVLEDIENLFIDKDYEILSIQSYNNGWPVNHASNGTDLNPIIKDNFFLVGDGVKGVGGIEVEGVAMSAIKVLEHIKTVNFKIN, from the coding sequence ATGAGAATCGGAATTATTGGTGCGGGACTTGGCGGGCTTTTGTGTGGGGCAGAACTATCAAAAACACACGATGTTACAATCTATGAACGTCTCCCTTTTATTGGTGGAAGGTTTACAAATATCCCTTATAAAGGATTTCAGATAACTACTGGAGCCCTACATATGATACCCCATGGAAATGACGGATACCTTGCGCAAGCTTTAAAAAATATTGGAAGTAACGTAAAAATAGTAAATGCAGAACCGGAAGGTTATTTTAGATTAAATGGAAAAAATCACATCTATAAAGACCTTTTTAAGACGGTAACTACTAAAGAAAAACTAAACGCATTAAAACTTGCTGCAAATTTAAAATTTGGACGGGTAGATAAAAATATATCGTTTGGCGAGTTCTTAGAAGGGTGCCCAACTGCACTTTTAGTTGGAAATTCATTTACAGGCTGGGCACTAAGTTTAAATGCATATGAAACGCCGATGTCTGAAATTTTGGAGATACAAAAGCTCCATAGTAAATTTGGAGGCCCCGGAATTCCGATTGGGGGATGCAAAGGAGTAATTGATAGTTTAGTTGAAATAATTAATAAAAATAATGGTAAAATACTGTTAAACCATGAAGTTTCAAAAATAGAAATTGAAGAGAATAAAGGATACATTGATTCTAAAGAGTTTGATATAATTATTAGTAATGCTTCTCCAACTGAAACTGAGAAAATGTCAAATATTAATTTCATTCAAAAAAAGCCGGTTCCTTCAAAAGGAATAAAAGTAAATGTAGCAACTAAATCTAATATGGTAAATGGCGCAAGCGTAATTTTTACCGCCGATTCAGAACGAATAAATGGATTAAACCAGCCTTCAAATGTAGATAAAAGTCTTGCAAAAGAGGGCCATAACTTAATAATGCTCCATGCAACACAACTTAAAAGTAACACTAAATCTGAAATAGATATTGTTTTAGAGGATATTGAAAATCTTTTTATTGATAAAGATTACGAAATATTATCCATTCAAAGTTACAACAATGGTTGGCCAGTAAACCATGCTTCAAATGGGACTGATTTAAACCCGATAATCAAAGATAATTTTTTCCTAGTTGGCGATGGGGTAAAAGGGGTTGGTGGAATTGAAGTTGAAGGGGTTGCAATGAGTGCAATAAAAGTTCTTGAACATATAAAAACAGTGAATTTCAAAATAAATTAA
- the wtpA gene encoding tungstate ABC transporter substrate-binding protein WtpA, which yields MIGLLLVLSFSGCIDFGSEETKVLKIFHAGSLAVPFEEYEKMYEEQNKNVDVQREAAGSVACVRKITDLNRNAHVLASADYKVIPEMMMPEYADWYVMVSKNEIVIAYTEMSKYNNEINGENWYEIFKRDGVKYGFSSPNDDPCGYRTQMIIQLSELYYNDSTIYDELILANTNFKVDENDDGTYLIRSPKSITVNEERVFLRSKEVDLLGPLQAYAYDYLFIYKSVADQHGLKYVELPNEINLGDYKSEEFYSKVSITLEGQNATYMATPIVYGLTVPKNAEDRDLGISFVKLVLNHPEVFENAGQPAINPAIGVGNVPDELKSLVTMG from the coding sequence ATGATCGGATTACTTTTAGTCCTATCATTTAGTGGCTGTATTGATTTTGGATCTGAAGAAACAAAAGTATTGAAAATATTTCATGCTGGAAGTTTAGCAGTCCCATTTGAAGAATATGAAAAAATGTACGAAGAACAGAATAAAAATGTTGATGTTCAAAGGGAAGCTGCAGGTAGTGTTGCATGCGTTAGGAAAATAACTGATTTAAATAGAAATGCACATGTACTTGCATCTGCGGATTATAAAGTAATTCCTGAAATGATGATGCCAGAATATGCAGATTGGTATGTAATGGTCTCAAAAAATGAAATTGTTATTGCATATACTGAAATGAGTAAGTATAATAATGAAATTAATGGTGAAAACTGGTACGAAATTTTTAAAAGAGACGGTGTAAAATACGGATTTTCAAGTCCAAATGACGATCCTTGCGGGTACCGAACTCAAATGATAATCCAGTTGTCAGAACTTTACTATAATGATTCAACAATATATGACGAATTAATACTTGCTAATACTAACTTTAAAGTTGATGAAAATGACGATGGTACGTATCTTATAAGAAGTCCCAAGTCAATCACTGTAAATGAGGAACGGGTATTTTTAAGAAGTAAAGAAGTAGACCTCTTAGGCCCGCTTCAAGCTTACGCATATGATTACCTGTTTATATATAAGAGTGTAGCAGACCAGCACGGTTTAAAATACGTTGAATTACCAAATGAAATAAATTTAGGGGACTACAAAAGTGAAGAATTTTATTCGAAAGTAAGTATAACGTTAGAAGGCCAAAATGCGACTTACATGGCAACACCAATAGTTTACGGGTTAACGGTTCCTAAAAATGCAGAAGATAGGGATTTAGGAATTAGTTTTGTTAAACTTGTGCTAAACCATCCAGAAGTATTTGAAAATGCAGGACAACCTGCAATTAACCCTGCAATCGGGGTTGGAAATGTTCCAGATGAATTAAAATCCCTTGTAACAATGGGTTAA
- the pdxT gene encoding pyridoxal 5'-phosphate synthase glutaminase subunit PdxT → MKIIGILGIQGDIEEHEIAVKKINCIPKRIRSVSDLDEIDALIIPGGESTTIGKLMVKYGFIEKIRNLDIPILGTCAGMVLLSKGTGKEQPLLKILNVTIKRNAYGSQKDSFEKEIILDGKKLNAVFIRAPMVDKILEKTVEIISKDGESIVGVREGNIMAISFHPELSNDGIILYEYFLKNFVEKN, encoded by the coding sequence ATGAAAATTATTGGAATACTTGGAATTCAAGGAGATATTGAAGAACATGAAATAGCTGTTAAAAAAATAAACTGCATTCCAAAGAGAATACGGTCAGTAAGTGATTTAGATGAAATTGATGCTTTAATTATTCCGGGTGGGGAAAGCACTACAATTGGAAAATTAATGGTAAAATATGGATTTATCGAGAAAATTAGAAATTTAGATATTCCAATACTTGGAACCTGTGCAGGAATGGTTCTTTTATCAAAGGGAACCGGAAAAGAACAACCTCTTTTAAAAATATTAAACGTAACAATTAAAAGGAATGCATATGGTAGTCAAAAAGATAGCTTTGAAAAGGAAATAATTTTAGATGGTAAAAAACTAAATGCAGTATTTATAAGGGCACCAATGGTCGATAAAATTTTAGAAAAAACAGTTGAAATTATTTCAAAAGATGGTGAAAGTATTGTTGGAGTACGGGAAGGAAATATAATGGCAATATCATTTCACCCTGAACTTTCAAATGATGGTATTATACTTTATGAATATTTTTTAAAAAATTTCGTTGAAAAAAATTAA
- a CDS encoding bis-aminopropyl spermidine synthase family protein: MKVIGSMGKPTEKTDISAKKTILKRIARNVSVSEGERAIEDIIRCIYRNQPISTKKIGQYVKLPLPIVSKVRTILEREGLLKRGERGAIFSKEGIDFVETQLGLKLKSDLKCPVCSGGNIVFDEKFEKILKRHENYAKLRPQVNTMIDQSFATPETAVKRACIMADRGDLEGKRVLFIGDDDLASIPTAMTKLCKEVVVLDIDERLLNLILEVSKKENLNIKTIHWDFKNELPKELHEKFDTVFTDPPYTLNGAVLFMSRGIEALGNDGVLYLAFSHKPVEEYIELQKSINNMNFLIYELIPGFNFYEGTEIIGNTTFLARLIGKNLKKIEVDFKKIYTGELKPTLRYYRCMKCEKIHEVGDKIKRIEELTCECGGKKFSMVKRLKVKENTELNNY, translated from the coding sequence ATGAAAGTTATCGGCAGTATGGGTAAACCTACGGAAAAAACAGATATTAGTGCTAAAAAAACTATTTTAAAAAGAATAGCCAGAAATGTAAGTGTTTCAGAGGGTGAAAGAGCTATTGAAGATATAATTCGATGTATATATCGAAACCAGCCAATTTCAACGAAGAAAATAGGGCAATATGTCAAGTTACCGCTCCCAATTGTTTCTAAAGTTCGTACCATTCTTGAAAGGGAAGGATTATTGAAAAGGGGTGAAAGGGGAGCCATTTTTTCAAAAGAAGGAATTGATTTTGTTGAAACGCAGTTGGGATTAAAACTTAAATCAGACCTTAAATGCCCAGTTTGTAGCGGGGGAAACATAGTATTTGATGAAAAATTTGAAAAAATATTAAAAAGGCATGAAAACTATGCTAAATTAAGGCCCCAAGTAAATACGATGATAGACCAGTCCTTTGCAACACCTGAAACAGCAGTTAAAAGAGCATGTATCATGGCTGACCGGGGTGATTTAGAAGGAAAAAGGGTTTTATTTATTGGGGACGATGATTTAGCGTCAATTCCAACTGCAATGACTAAACTTTGTAAGGAAGTTGTTGTTTTAGATATCGATGAAAGGTTACTTAATCTTATTTTAGAAGTTTCAAAAAAAGAAAATTTAAATATTAAAACAATTCACTGGGATTTTAAAAACGAGCTTCCAAAAGAGCTGCATGAAAAATTTGATACCGTATTTACCGATCCACCCTACACGTTAAACGGTGCAGTGTTATTTATGTCAAGAGGAATTGAGGCACTTGGAAATGATGGTGTTTTATACCTTGCATTTTCCCATAAACCCGTTGAAGAATACATTGAACTTCAAAAGTCAATTAACAATATGAACTTTCTAATTTATGAATTAATTCCAGGATTTAACTTCTATGAAGGAACCGAAATTATTGGAAACACTACATTTTTAGCACGACTTATCGGGAAAAATTTAAAAAAAATTGAAGTGGATTTTAAAAAAATATACACTGGAGAATTAAAACCAACTTTAAGATATTATAGGTGTATGAAATGCGAAAAAATCCATGAAGTCGGGGATAAAATTAAAAGAATCGAGGAGTTAACCTGTGAATGCGGTGGAAAAAAATTTTCGATGGTTAAAAGGTTAAAAGTAAAGGAAAATACTGAATTAAATAATTATTAA
- a CDS encoding 30S ribosomal protein S8e: MAIWQGTSKRKSTGAKLRLVTKKHKREMGRPAVETHISAVIKRKIVRCRGANLKVKLEKTNYANVFDQVNKVCKKVLVTKVIDNKANKHYIRRNVITKGAIIETEMGKAKVTSRPGQDGVVNAVLLSE; encoded by the coding sequence ATGGCAATATGGCAAGGAACAAGTAAAAGAAAATCAACAGGCGCTAAATTAAGGCTTGTCACTAAAAAGCATAAAAGAGAAATGGGAAGGCCTGCAGTAGAAACACACATTTCAGCAGTAATCAAAAGGAAAATTGTAAGATGTAGGGGCGCAAACTTAAAAGTTAAGTTAGAAAAAACTAACTACGCAAACGTCTTTGATCAGGTAAACAAAGTTTGTAAAAAAGTTTTAGTAACAAAAGTTATCGACAACAAGGCAAACAAACACTATATTAGAAGAAACGTAATTACAAAAGGCGCAATAATCGAAACAGAAATGGGTAAAGCAAAAGTTACCTCAAGACCTGGACAAGATGGCGTTGTAAACGCTGTTTTATTATCCGAATAA
- the pyrB gene encoding aspartate carbamoyltransferase: MRHLISMRDIGRDDILRILEESEKMEAVLNEKGHSDILNGKILATLFYEPSTRTRLSFETAMKRLGGNVIGFTDISNTSVTKGESLTDTIKVISGYSDLIVIRHPSEGAARLSSEVSGVPVINAGDGSNQHPTQTLLDLYTIKREVGKIDGLKIAFIGDLKYGRTVHSLCQALSLFKNVELRLISPDELKIPREVLEYIDGKVLLSETSEINIEDVDVVYMTRIQKERFIDLNEYQKVKGTYRLLKEHVLEKNLIIMHPLPRVDEIDSKVDSLNQAKYFKQSFYGVPVRMAILSLLSKDLQK, translated from the coding sequence ATGAGACATCTGATTTCAATGAGGGACATCGGGCGAGATGATATTCTTCGTATTTTGGAAGAATCTGAAAAAATGGAAGCTGTTTTAAATGAAAAGGGGCATTCTGATATATTAAACGGCAAAATTTTAGCAACTCTTTTTTATGAGCCGTCTACAAGAACGAGATTGTCTTTCGAAACTGCAATGAAAAGGCTTGGTGGAAATGTTATTGGTTTTACAGATATTTCAAATACTTCGGTAACAAAAGGCGAGTCTTTAACTGATACTATAAAAGTAATAAGTGGATACAGCGATTTAATTGTTATCCGGCACCCTTCAGAAGGTGCTGCAAGACTTTCAAGTGAGGTTTCAGGTGTTCCAGTAATAAATGCAGGCGATGGCTCAAACCAGCATCCAACACAAACACTTCTTGACTTATATACTATAAAGCGAGAAGTTGGTAAAATTGACGGCTTAAAAATTGCATTTATTGGCGACTTAAAATATGGTAGAACTGTTCATTCATTATGCCAAGCGTTATCTCTGTTTAAAAATGTGGAACTACGCCTTATTTCTCCAGATGAATTAAAAATACCAAGGGAAGTTTTAGAATATATTGATGGAAAAGTTTTACTGAGTGAAACTAGTGAAATTAATATTGAAGATGTTGATGTAGTTTACATGACAAGAATTCAAAAAGAGAGATTTATTGATTTAAACGAATATCAAAAAGTAAAAGGTACCTACAGGCTTTTAAAAGAGCACGTTTTGGAAAAAAATTTAATAATAATGCACCCGCTTCCAAGGGTAGATGAAATCGATTCAAAAGTCGATAGTTTAAATCAAGCAAAGTATTTCAAACAGTCTTTTTACGGAGTTCCGGTTAGAATGGCGATTTTAAGCCTTTTATCAAAAGATTTGCAAAAATAA